Proteins co-encoded in one Pseudarthrobacter chlorophenolicus A6 genomic window:
- the ligD gene encoding non-homologous end-joining DNA ligase, whose product MASEQTTITVPGPHGEREMRISSPSRVLFPDLGLTKLDLARYICEVGEAFIAANGDRPVSLQRYSDNIDGEMFFSKNPPRGTPDFVRSVKVVYPSARSHPQLVLDEPAAAVWAVQMNTVVFHPWPSRAENTDNPDQLRIDLDPQPGTDFDDAIPAAQVLRDVLAEAGLESFIKTSGNRGLHVYAPIEPVREFLDVRHAVIAAAREVERRMPDKVTTAWWKEERGERIFLDFNQANRDRTIAGAYSPRALPHAPVSCPITWDELETTDPRKFTVLTVPDRLKTVGDPWAGFGEKPGSIGTLLEWWDRDIRDGLGEMPFPPDYPKMPGEPPRVQPSRAKKQD is encoded by the coding sequence ATGGCGAGCGAACAGACCACCATCACCGTCCCGGGCCCCCATGGCGAGCGCGAGATGCGCATTTCCAGCCCCAGCAGGGTCCTGTTCCCGGACCTGGGCCTGACCAAGCTGGATCTCGCCCGGTATATCTGCGAAGTAGGGGAGGCATTCATCGCAGCGAACGGGGACCGTCCGGTGTCCCTGCAGCGGTACTCCGACAACATCGACGGCGAGATGTTCTTCTCGAAGAACCCGCCCCGCGGCACCCCGGATTTCGTCCGGTCCGTCAAGGTGGTCTACCCGAGCGCGCGTTCCCATCCCCAGCTGGTGCTGGACGAGCCGGCAGCCGCAGTCTGGGCCGTGCAGATGAACACTGTGGTGTTCCACCCGTGGCCGTCCCGGGCGGAGAACACGGACAACCCGGACCAGCTCCGGATCGACCTTGACCCGCAACCCGGTACGGATTTCGACGACGCCATACCGGCGGCCCAGGTGCTGCGGGATGTCCTGGCCGAGGCCGGACTCGAGTCGTTCATTAAGACCTCAGGCAACCGCGGCCTGCATGTTTATGCTCCGATTGAACCGGTCCGCGAATTCCTGGACGTCCGGCACGCCGTTATTGCCGCAGCCCGCGAGGTGGAACGGCGGATGCCGGACAAGGTGACCACGGCGTGGTGGAAGGAGGAACGCGGTGAGCGGATCTTCCTGGACTTCAACCAGGCCAACCGCGACCGGACCATCGCGGGCGCCTACAGCCCCCGGGCCCTGCCGCACGCCCCGGTCTCCTGTCCCATCACGTGGGACGAACTGGAAACCACTGATCCCCGGAAGTTCACCGTACTCACCGTCCCCGACCGGCTGAAGACCGTTGGCGACCCCTGGGCAGGGTTCGGGGAAAAGCCCGGCAGCATCGGCACGCTGCTCGAGTGGTGGGACAGGGATATTAGGGACGGGCTCGGCGAGATGCCGTTCCCGCCGGACTATCCAAAGATGCCCGGCGAACCGCCGAGGGTGCAGCCGAGCCGCGCAAAGAAGCAGGACTGA
- a CDS encoding L-threonylcarbamoyladenylate synthase translates to MARFFDVHPHDPQPRAIAQAVSIVRDGGLIAYPTDSCYALGAQMGNKEALDRIRTIRHLDDKHHFTLVCRDFAQLGQFVNIGNDVFRSIKSVTPGSYTFILPATKEVPKRLLHPKKKTVGVRIPDNRVVQALLAELGEPLLSSTLLLPDEDEPLTVGWEIKERLDHQVDAVIDAGDCGAEPTTVVDFSSGVAEVVRHGMGDPSRFE, encoded by the coding sequence ATGGCCAGATTCTTCGATGTTCATCCGCACGATCCCCAGCCCCGCGCCATTGCGCAGGCCGTCAGCATCGTCCGCGACGGCGGGCTGATCGCCTACCCCACAGACTCCTGCTATGCGCTGGGGGCACAGATGGGCAACAAGGAGGCGCTGGACCGGATCCGGACCATCCGCCACCTGGATGACAAGCACCACTTCACCCTGGTGTGCCGCGACTTCGCCCAGCTGGGCCAGTTCGTGAACATCGGCAACGATGTGTTCCGGAGCATCAAGTCCGTGACCCCCGGCAGCTATACGTTCATCCTCCCCGCCACCAAGGAGGTTCCCAAGCGGCTGCTGCACCCGAAGAAGAAGACCGTGGGCGTGCGGATCCCGGACAACCGGGTAGTGCAGGCCCTCCTTGCCGAGCTGGGTGAACCGCTGCTCTCCAGCACGCTGCTGCTGCCGGACGAGGACGAGCCGCTCACGGTGGGCTGGGAGATCAAGGAACGGCTGGACCACCAGGTGGACGCGGTGATCGACGCCGGTGACTGCGGAGCCGAACCCACCACGGTGGTGGACTTCTCCAGCGGGGTGGCCGAGGTGGTCCGCCACGGCATGGGCGACCCGTCCCGCTTCGAGTAG
- a CDS encoding APC family permease, with protein MTTMSRPPADPSAPPLPRGVAMKNWLLFGLQDTKGTHQGPGGVATSGHRKHHWWQVMCLTGVDYFSTLGYQPAIAALAAGAISPLATLVLVAVTLFGALPVYRRVAAESPRGEGSIAMLERLLPRWGGKLLVLVLLGFAATDFMITMTLSAADATAHLIENPFAPGWMHGQNVAITLVLLGLLAAVFLRGFKEAIGIAVVLVAVYLALNVVVVARALAEAATHPVAVSGWWDALTTSHGNPLMAVAVALLVFPRLALGLSGFETGVAVMPQIRGGAGDTEANPAGRIRGTRRMLTTAALIMSTFLITSSFATVVLIPEQQFQPGGEANGRALAFLAHTYLGPEFGTVYDVSTIAILWFAGASAMAGLLNLVPRYLPRYGMAPEWAKAVRPLVLVFTLTGVLITVLFEADVDAQGGAYATGVLVLMTSAAVAVTLSARRLRQRRRSIGFAIIALLFLYTTVANIFERPEGIRIAGFFILAIVAISLLSRVLRSFELHATHVRLDTEALEFVTSAVAGPIGIIAHEPLRQSAEAYRRKLASATEASHFPDNATPLFLEVMVDDSSDFETALEVRGVLRHGYPVLEVHGPVVPNTIASVLLHIRDVTGLMPHIYFRWTEGNPVSNLLRFLVLGEGEIAPVTREILREAEPDVTQRPWVHVG; from the coding sequence ATGACCACCATGAGCCGGCCCCCGGCTGACCCCTCGGCCCCGCCGCTCCCCCGGGGCGTGGCGATGAAGAACTGGCTGCTGTTTGGGCTTCAGGACACCAAGGGCACGCACCAGGGCCCGGGAGGTGTGGCAACCAGCGGGCACCGGAAGCACCACTGGTGGCAGGTGATGTGCCTGACGGGCGTGGACTACTTCTCCACCCTGGGCTACCAGCCCGCGATCGCTGCCCTGGCCGCCGGCGCCATCTCCCCGCTCGCCACCCTGGTGCTGGTGGCGGTTACCCTGTTCGGTGCGCTTCCCGTATACCGCCGGGTGGCGGCGGAGAGCCCGCGCGGCGAAGGGTCCATCGCCATGCTTGAACGCCTCCTGCCACGCTGGGGCGGCAAGCTGCTGGTCCTGGTCCTGCTCGGCTTCGCGGCAACGGACTTCATGATCACCATGACCCTGTCTGCCGCCGACGCCACCGCCCACCTGATCGAGAACCCCTTCGCCCCGGGCTGGATGCACGGCCAGAACGTCGCCATCACCCTGGTGCTGTTGGGCCTCCTTGCGGCAGTGTTTTTGCGGGGCTTCAAGGAGGCCATCGGCATCGCGGTGGTCCTGGTGGCCGTGTACCTGGCGCTGAACGTGGTGGTGGTTGCCCGGGCGCTCGCCGAGGCGGCCACCCACCCGGTGGCGGTCAGCGGATGGTGGGATGCCCTCACCACCAGCCATGGAAACCCCCTCATGGCGGTGGCCGTGGCGCTGCTGGTGTTCCCGCGCCTGGCCCTGGGGCTGTCCGGGTTTGAGACGGGCGTGGCCGTCATGCCGCAGATCCGGGGCGGCGCCGGTGACACCGAGGCCAACCCTGCGGGGCGGATCCGCGGTACCCGCCGCATGCTGACCACTGCCGCCCTGATCATGAGCACGTTCCTGATCACCAGCAGTTTCGCCACGGTGGTCCTGATACCGGAGCAGCAGTTCCAGCCCGGCGGCGAAGCGAACGGACGTGCCCTGGCGTTCCTGGCCCACACCTACCTTGGCCCGGAGTTCGGCACGGTGTACGACGTCAGCACCATCGCCATCCTGTGGTTTGCCGGGGCCTCCGCGATGGCGGGGCTCCTGAACCTTGTGCCGCGGTACCTGCCCCGCTACGGGATGGCGCCGGAGTGGGCCAAAGCGGTCCGTCCCCTGGTGCTGGTCTTCACGCTGACGGGTGTCCTCATCACGGTGCTGTTCGAGGCCGACGTCGATGCCCAGGGCGGCGCCTACGCCACCGGCGTCCTGGTGCTGATGACCTCCGCCGCAGTCGCGGTGACGTTGTCCGCGCGCCGGCTGCGGCAACGGCGCAGGAGCATCGGATTCGCCATCATTGCGCTGCTGTTCCTCTACACCACGGTGGCCAACATCTTCGAGCGGCCCGAGGGCATCCGGATTGCCGGGTTCTTCATCCTGGCGATCGTGGCCATCTCCCTGCTGTCCAGGGTGCTCCGGTCCTTCGAGCTGCACGCCACCCATGTCCGGCTGGACACCGAGGCGCTCGAGTTCGTCACCTCCGCGGTAGCCGGTCCCATCGGGATCATCGCCCACGAGCCACTGCGCCAGTCCGCCGAGGCGTACCGCCGGAAGCTGGCCTCCGCCACTGAGGCGAGCCACTTCCCGGACAATGCCACGCCCCTGTTCCTGGAAGTGATGGTGGACGACTCCTCGGACTTCGAAACGGCCCTCGAAGTACGGGGCGTCCTCCGCCACGGCTACCCCGTGCTGGAAGTCCACGGCCCGGTGGTGCCCAACACCATCGCCTCGGTACTCCTCCATATCCGGGATGTCACGGGCCTGATGCCGCACATCTACTTCCGCTGGACCGAAGGCAACCCGGTGTCCAACCTCCTGCGGTTCCTGGTGCTCGGCGAGGGCGAGATTGCCCCGGTGACGCGTGAAATCCTGCGCGAGGCTGAACCGGATGTGACCCAACGCCCGTGGGTCCACGTCGGCTGA